ATATTCTCAAATAGCAGAAATATTGACCAAAAACAATACTTCGCTTTCAGCGGGAgaatacaaaattttaaaaatttcacCACACCAAAATTCTATTTATTAGGATCATAGATCTGAACATAAAATACAAATCTATTAAATTCATCAGGAACTTAAACTTCAAACCCCCAAGtcaacaatttaatgaaaaagcTAAATATTATTACTCATTATAAAGCAACAATTAGAATTTGATTTTGTCTATGACACGGACTTCATTAGTTCTTTTCAAACCCCTTCACACAATTTTCTCTGCACAAATAGAACAGCTTCAACTTTTAAGTAGAAAAAATTACTACTTAGTTCAATTTATTCAAGCGGCTCAATCTTAACCATGAAATCCCAAACGAACTCTTAATTGATAGTCCGTGTACATAACCCATTAAAATCCACTACTTGAACCGCAAAAAAAAAGTACAACAGATATTGCTCAAAACGTTTTCAGCATTCTCATTAAGTACAATCTAAACCCCATTTGCTCAGATGCTCAGAATGTAAACAGAAAGTAACAAACGGTCAAaataagaaggaaaaaaaatattgtgAACTAACATTGAAAGAGAATCATATTCACAATCACTAACTGAATTACCCCTATAAAACTAACTACTAAATTAAAATTCCACAAACAGAAGAGACTACAAACTGACCCTAAAGGAACATAATGCAAAATGAGTGCTAAATCATCGTCACAATTGACATAGTGGAACCCAGGAAGACCGTGAAACTCATTTTTGTCTtccacattttttttgtttggtcttAATCGTTCGATGTTTAAGAATCTTCATCAGCACCTGAAGCCTTCGATGAAGCTCCGGTCTTCTTTGGGAGAAGAAGGTTGTGAATGTTGGGCATGACACCACCGTTGGCGATTGTCACATCTCCAAGGAGCTTGCTCAGCTCTTCGTCATTTCTGACCGCGAGTTGAATATGGCGAGGAACGATTCTTGTCTTCTTGTTGTCTCTTGCTGCGTTACCAGCCAATTCCAAAACCTGAACATTACAAAAATTAATATCAACATCAGCCTCCTGAAATAAGACCCCCCCATTGAGAAAACTATGCCAGAATCCCTTTTACCCAGGAGAAGGAAAACTGAAAATTCAACAATTACAACATAGTAAACACCCTAATTTGGCAGAGATAGCTTTCAAATTATGACCAAatctatatttatatttttaatcaaaGTTTTAAGATCTGAATCACATCATGATATAAAAAGCAATAGAAACGTTGATTGCAAAATCTTTAAAGATGGCAATTATTACACAAAATTACCAAACATTACGCCCAATTTGAGAACCCTAACCCTAGATACGTGATACAGATTTACACACTAAACAAAGTAAGGACCAAAAGAAAGATAAAGGCGTAGAAGGAGGCGGTAAGTGTTACCTCAGCTGCAAGATATTCAAGCACGGCGGCGAGGTACACTGGAGCACCAGCACCAACCCGCTCAGCGTACTTGCCGGCTTTTAAGAACCGAGCGATACGTCCGACGGGGAATTGCAAACCAGCCTTACTACTCCGCGAGGTGGCCTTCTTTGCGGCTCCAGATCCCAAGGTTTTGCCTCTACCCGCCATTGGTTAACTTCAAAGAGATCTACAGAAAGAAGCGATTTTTAGTCGGAGGGGCTTAAGAGAGAATGAAAAAACGCGACTTTCTCGAAGGAACGGTGGGAAAGATGTGAGAGTTTTTATACGGTTTTATCTATATATAGTGGGCAGGCCTTTCAATTGACCAATGGTATCAAGTTGCGCGGATTGAGATTTAAAGCCGTTAGATTTAAGACAATATAAGCGATCAGGATTCGTTCCAACTGGGGTTGGACCGATTTTGCCTTGATTCTTTGGTTTGGATTGGATCGCATGACAAGGTGATCAACGTCAGTTTCTTTTGGCTCGTTGAAATGACTACAATaccctttctttctttttttccttagaaacttttcctattttctttttctttggatATATAATTTTGGGACATTGGCCACGTTTTTGCAAGTATCAATTTTGGATTGGTATTAAAATGTTGATCTATTAAGTTTTTTACTTAGTATAACCGGTTGTATTTTTTAAGTTGACGTAGTTTAAATAAATGAGGGCAGAAGCATAAATTTACGTTCAATAAATTATACTGTTGAGGGTATAGGAGTTGAAACTTATTTACGATTGTGGACACGTAAATATTTGACTGTTGCTAAGTAACTATTATAGTTGACTTACTgaaatgtataataaaataatgTAACACAAATAGAagctgttttatttttttaatgcggTATAAGAAATGAATAAAATGTGGTGGaaagtttttaatattaataataattatcttttaaatatagGGGTTACTGAATGACACACTACATTACCATTTAGTAGTTAATTTTTGTTTGAACAGTTTATTTTGCATGAATATTGGTCATATTAGTGTAGGTATTAGCTATGTAAGAAGTTTCATTTTGGTAAGTAACTTTTGATGGTTCGTTAAGTGAGAAAATTAAAATACACGTAACGAAAACATATATTTTAGTGTTAGtttgtatagtttttttttattaagtttcAATGCTTTGGTTTTTGTTTGGAGCCATTTTTCTTCTAGTATCGGATGACTTCATAATCAACGTCTAATTATGTGTGAcaatatttaaagaaaataataatagtactgttgaccctcaaattagccaacgacatggagtcaaatatacgacaggaaatagCACGACGCTTGAAAAGaaaatctaatggaaaggaaaaacaccaagaattatagtggttcggccccagtgcttggtaatgacctatgttaTCCAAAAATCAGGCACGGGTGACATGGCAGacgtttttaacacgtggctgacacctagcagaagttttgttcgaccatcgaccagtaagattCTCCTGGCGTAACATTTGAAGTTTCTATTCGACCAGCGTGGTCGTATACTCCGCGTATTTCAAAGTGATCTTGAGtaaatcataatcaattccgagaATGTCTCCTATGATACCTGATTATCCAATTAATTAGGAAcaaatatctgtaacaaattcatgtaatcctccttaagcctataaatagagaaagatagctcaaggaatggactttttggcttttggttGATTAAAGCTATACACtcacaagagaattagagctattgtattacgattgtattgtttatctctctcaagcttgtgaaactcagagaaccctatgttggattagcttatacatgatctttatttattttcatgtatatctaatattaaacaaattaatacaagatagtctaaaacatgtttctaaaattgaaatcaaagagaaaaaaataatataatacttacagtatacgcagcggaattaagagtcattccttcagtttctctaactcttgtatcctctctgtcgcagattattatcaagaaacttaaccgatcttctattttcttcacaatcttccaatgtatccttagaaccacctagactagtgtaggcaattctcaacacatgagatatatataaagagaagaagagaaaataacaaagtggcttagaaaaggacttatgtttagagagaatataaaattatcagaaaatctgacttgtgtttTCTCAAGCTTCtcactaagcactccttttatagactcaattaggccatttaatttaattaaaaaatcaataaaataacagccattttgaagccctaggtcgaaattatcatgggctataggcccgtgaaatttcccatttgattataagcccgtgaaattttctattgatttaattaattaaatcatttatcaaattaattatttataatttgaaccttgatttaaatttatttattaatttagataccaatttatcttaattaataaatctgtcataatttctcttttcttctcaaaattacacaactctgtgaaactatcaaaaattgacctagtcaactttgataattctaattgatgattaaatcaattaattgagactatctagatgattttatccaaggtacaatggggaccatgaacctatgaaatcaagctccaataagttatcataaatctaacaaataaatttactaacttattaattcctcgtgactccactatagactgggaattgcactcttgaattcatagaacgctctataacaaatatagatacgctattaattatctattgttacagcCATaactgtcactcaatcctctatagacggtctacaatgagacatgactaaaataccgttttacccctcattgtattttatccttaaaacacttagttcctagtaaatgatatttcagtaaactaatttaattactgaaatgagatctctatcatttaacaccttgaaccaaactaaaaggaaaccatcgtttcacttcttcatcagaagctatagatgttcatatctatgattaacactcccactcaattacactaccgagttcccaagatgtaagtatgggctagtccgtagggtaagctggtaacgaacaagtcaaagaactcaaataatacaatcagttagaatactaaccacttagaattgagattgaattgacctatggtcaactatatgatatgactagaatagataataacggtatgtttacttatcttatcaactgtcaatactggtcctgtccgatgtaacaaatacatccgatcttatctactttgctaatgttctggaaagaacataacactgtaatgtgtaagtagatcatatcgtagattggcaagttagtgtaaatcttgtgcactgactaatcttaggactaacttattttgaacatataatcatatttatattccactgtgattacgtcactataaataagattagctatatgctcgggatgtaatagaagtttatattaaacaaataatcatgaaaataaaacatgtgagcaaagtgattaaccaagtcaaaaaatgatttctattcttttattgataatacaatgagattacaaagaatttgggttttaattagggcataaaaccccaacatgccCTTCCCCCGtgcgcgcctgccaaggccacatgggcctcgctatgtgaggttGCCCTTCCCTCGCGCGCGCCTGCCAGGCCACaagggccttgctatgcgaggctgcccttcccccgcgcgcacctgccaaggccacaagggccttgctatgcgaggctacccttcccccgcgcgcgcctgccaaggccacaaggacctcgctatgcgaggctgcccttacCCCGCGTGCGCCTACCAAgaccacaagggcctcgctatgcgaggctgcccttcccccgcgcgcGCCTgccaggccacaagggcctcgctatgcgaggctgcccttcccccgcgcgcGCCTGctaaggccacaagggcctcgctatgcgaggctgccctcgCTCGCGCGCCTTGCGACCCAGATGCGCGCCAACGCCTCGCACAGCGAGACACACCTCACCACGCCTGTGTGTGTCTCGCGAGGTACGACCACACTAAGGAGCCTCGCGCCACCACCGTCTCAtggccctcatgcaaccccatcacaccttgtgagacccatccccgagacTCATGAATGCCCAGGTCacgcatgggtactcacttaggcaccaagggtctcaccttgtgagacccatccccgagcctcgtgaatgcctgggtcacacatgggtactcacttaggcaccaagggtgtaacgccctggttaccccaggacagttacggtgaaccaaaaatttgactcgctacccgagccctttggttaaaaacgtggttctaagtgttattaacaagttaaggtggaaaaccaataaaaaggaaagggtatattttatttaatacataaaactgttcatgggtccttcaaaatgtttacaagttatttacaactcaaaatggtcactactgtttcaatattacaaacccgccgacctaagcagcaaaaatagggtaaaccccctagttcctctgagaactccttggccgtggtggtcaagcggctgcatatgtacacatcaccacctaagctctccactcaaggctgggtgagcttttctttccctttacctgcaccacatagcacccatgagccaaggcccagcaagaaagcacaatatagcatgatataatatcaacaatgatcataataatcatccaggactttcagtccaaaacagaggagtgacagttgcaaaagtcattaaggtgggtacagctccctttagccatgtgatgatagggtcaccggggcttaacagataagtgaacctttcactagcttaaataggataggtggatgatgactagtcaccaacataaccttcctcatgactctagagtcataactatggaacattgttccctaaccatgtgacaagcagtcacctaggccttaggccctggctctgagtaactagtcttagactagccaagcgcttataagtttcatcgaccttagggtcggtccagcgttaatgccttagtcattcaacgctgatatcgattagatctaatcttcattcgaccttgcgttcaggatgcttatgccgtttctgactctcaggtcagtaatatgcgaccagtgccgtccctgactaatcagtgccatacacaggtaaacaacatttgctagcatttaatatgcaataaatgtccacatttatcaaccaacatgcctcaacaacaatcatgcatgtcacatacacagggtacagttttcttacctctgattcgagcgagaatgaatacaAGAACAaaaacgatctgacttttagtcctttagcggtcacctagtcataaccaaatataggataccatcaataaaataaacatcaaaggttcccaaaccaagatctagcctccgggacatcaatccccactaatccgagtAGTAGGAACCATCCCGAGGCATAAAACCAAGAttccggggccaaaacactcaaacgggctcaaacctgcctaagggctgcgaccctaatACCTTTgaccgcggcccccagccactccaggagcaagggccgcggcgccctacaCCAAGGGCCGCAGCACCCAGCAAGGCCAAACTCActccaccagcttcttcgagctagggccgcggcccccaacccagaaccatccccaaacttgttttccttcatcccaaaccctccaaaaacatacctaaacacttccaaatcatcaaatcaaagttcccaagcttcccaatgatccaaaaccatcaaatcctgaggctcaaacgaaccaaaaactcaacgattcacaaaagccaattctaagcttagaaactctaaaaactcaaaacttaaaacttagattaccttcgattgggttgtttctcatcaaatccttcggtcaagaagcttctaatatttcctaggatagccatgcctcaatccttgcttgattctgactcctagaactcgagatttcttcgaaaatgcttcgaacggtaaaatgaactaacgagaagagagaaaagggttttctaacgtacggttctatttgacaagctacttcaagcttaagtaacctcaaataaaacctagtgctcgggaccccaaaaacctccccgggaacattatagtcaaaactcccagaatttccttctgatctcaataactcccaatttatcatcaaataacatcctcataactcaatatcccaataaaagacccccgttatgacaaaaccgctaatttataatataagaccgtctcatgccgaatagctcgaatatatctccataataatgggatctcattcacaaatcacaattcacaatatgcacccaaatatacaaatatatacccttaacaggccaaattaccaaaatatcataataatcaaatgtagacccacatgcatgcatataacatcatattataatataattcacataaacatgcatattatcagttaatggcataattaaacagttatggccctcctgacctactaatccagccattaaaccgcattaaggatttcagggcattacaaaggGTCTCGCCTTTTGAGACCCATCTatgagcctcgtgaatgcccaagtcacgcCTGGATACTCACTTAGGCatcaagggtctcgccttgtgagacccatccccgagcctcgtgaatgcccaggTCACGCATGGGTACTCAATTatgcaccaagggtctcgccttgtgagacccatcctcgagcctcgtgaatgcccgggtcacacatgggtactcacttaggcaccaagggtctcgccttgtgagacccatccccgagcctcgtgaatgcctaAGTCATGCCTGGATACTTGCTTAGGCatcaagggtctcgccttgtgagacccatccccaagcctcgtacatgcctGTTTCCAGGCCTCGTACCTGGAGGTAAGGAtgggataaaagaagtatggatcgacacttactaaaatataaagaaacctagagaagatatttaggtaagggggaccactaggcatgagataaatgtacaagcatGGGATGTACAACTCTGAAAAAGGggaaaggcatgactctgacatctgtgtcctacaagtagtggaggtacgaatttGTAcaaagagtggaagcactacatgcatacctctgactatgtaccaggccgacaccataaccttctactccaccacgacctgtgccactaccctgagaATGTACcaatgtacaatcttgtcccctaggaccacaatgtatggggagccattagagctccagtataaatagatcatcgcCCCTCTAGAAAAGGGgctggaaaattcattgtatgtgGAGGTTGTTAAGAAATATACGAATTTTACTCCATTATAGTTatgcatatttactctttcaagttctcTCAATCTTCTTCGAAGATATCTTTGGCAATACAATCTcaattttctaaccttatatcgttgatgagatttcaccatcaacagGTATATTTACTtttcttatcaactgtcaatatcgatcctgtccgatgtaacaaatacattcgatcttatctactttgctaatgttctggaaagaacataacactgtgatatgtaagtagattatattgtAGATTAGCAAGtgagtgtaaatcctgtgcactgactaatcttaggactaacttattttgatatagtcatatttatattccactgtgattacgtcactataaatacaattagctatatgcttgggatttaatagaagtttatattaaacaaataatcatgaaaataaaacatgtgagcaaagtgattgaccaagtaaaaaatgatttctattattttattgataataaatgagattacaaagaaattgtgttttaattagggcataaaaccccaacagggtCAACCAACAGAGAAGTGTTGATTGTATGAGTATGTCGTATTGGATGCAGTAGGACGTCTCCAATCATGCTTTTGTACTCTATGCTAGAGTGATTGAAAACATATACACCCTTCTAGTTTAGTGCTAATACTTTTTGACTATCTGACCACACCTGTCTGATTCTTGTATCTAATTGCAAGTCTTTTGGGGATCCTGAAAGTATGTAAGTTGTCATTTTGCTACCACCTCTTATGTCTATATCCACAACCTTGTCTCCATGCTCCTTGTAAGTCATAAATGAGCTTACGAGGAGCATTTTCTAAATGAGTACATAAATAGGTTAAAGaatattagatattaaaattGAATCAATGGAATCTCGATTTCTAGATTGAAGGACTTACTGATCCTGTGAGAAGGTCATATACAACACATTGTCCTTCGTCAAACACAATCATGGCAAGGTTTCCATTTGCATTTATAAACTTGGAGTGTGTCCCTTGTGGAAATGGGAAAGGTATTTGTTCTGTTTACTGAGTTTTCGaaaactagaaatatattaagaagTAAGAGCTGAAAAGAAAGAATTAGAGATGAACAATCGCAGTTTTTACGTAgttggggtgttaatgagccttagtccacgagtcaatagtatTAGGTTTTAgagagttttctacaagttttagcagagcttttgcttacaagagaaattatgggatccccgctacagtgcacaactagccttatttataggcagtcaagcacattgggccggactaatccgggtCCATTAGGGATGTAATTATAGTTTGCTCGCTAATgaagccataatacaaagaatgttacatAATAAGATGTAGTTAATATGGGCCCATTGGACCAGCTTaggcgtggccaagccttacagctacCCATTGTACGTTAGCACGGACTGATTCGcttgggcttctaaggggatcatggggacaagatctgtcaaagtagtggcagtattgtttcctaggaacagtgtacatTTTGTGTGTACCCTCTTctacaggttagttgaggagaccaattTTCGAATTTCATGGGGACAGGTCAACATCAGGGAAAGCTAGGCTTGCTCTATCTTGAAGtctgatccgggttcgtttactaatgtcccggttcACCAACCGGAGTCCTGGTTCGTTCACTATGACTCGGGTTCATTTGCCAAGATGGACATCGTGACACTGAGTATCTCTTCTGTATCCTTGATAAGGTCCATCTCCATCAACCAGTTAGTCTGCTACCTCAAATGGCATCTCAAAAGATGTAGGTTGGTCGGGGCTGGGAAGATGAGTCGAGCTTGCATCTTAGTCCCGACTCCTTCGTTATGCTCGCGCCCATTAAATGTTGTTGGGCTCGATGGTGCTTAGGATATCTAGGGTTTCTTCCTTCCCCGTTCACCAGGTTCAGGATGGGCTCGGACCTCTTAAGAGGGCCCACAGGCCCAttgggtcatgccacgtgtcacgggtggaaaacagggataacatttaccccccaagtcttcatccatgtttgcatggtggagacttgccttgCTCTCACGGATCAATCTCAAATATCTcggttcatttacttgggggccatttgGGCGATCCCCATCCTTTCAAATTCCCAACATCTTAGACACGTGTCTCCAGGTTGATGGTGCGTCTGCGCCACTCGCGCCCTAAAGATCTTGAAAGAATCTTTTGATTGCCCAAGTGATCGATGGGTGTCAGCACAATTCTCAAGATGTCCCATCTGTACGAAAAAGGTTTATTGGGTACTCGAGTGGGTTGTTTAATGCTTTTGCACCATCCAGAACCGTTGGATGGGGATAGTCTCGAGATTTTTAACATAGAGTGTTGGATGAGGTAGGTACGGATTGTGGATTAACGAATCCACGATTTAGTATTCAATTAGGCTAATTAATGCCTCTGCATCATCTGGGACCGTCAGATGGGGATAATCTTGGGATCCCCACTATGGACCGTTGGATCAAATAGTGGATTTtttccctataaataccttgATAGGCTCATTTCCAAACTTTACTCATCCCATATATTCAAACTAGAAAGCAGAGAAAGCTCCGTATGTCCAATACTGCCGACGAGATTCTCCGGCGATTGATACACCTTCGTGTCCACTTATTTCTGACAAGGCCTCTTTTCATTCAACCAGCTGACAATTCTGTCCCGATTCACACATATGGGAGTGTCGACAAATTGCTGCATCATCTTCTCAAATTCAAGACTAAGATTCTGCCGACGTTGTTGCCTGAAACTCTACAAATCTAAAATTCAATACCCCACGGTAAGTATTCTAGTAATTTCTCATCTGTTTATTcctttttagttgtttttattgTCACACTATTTTTGCGACCATAAAACTGTTAGGGCCATgaccaccgtgtagggtggttctaggtaggaTAGTGGTAGACCTGAACCATAGATTTTGTAGGCAATAACTCATATTAGTCTAGTTGTCCTGAAACAATTCGGACGCCTCAAGACTGTTTGGGATGAGTTAGAAAAACCTTTGGCTTTTAGTTCCCGACTTAAGATCCTGGGATCTCTATTGGTCCCAGATCTAGGTCCGGAGGGGACCTCTCTAAGAAGTTTTAGGAGAACCCCTATACCTCAACCAGTTTTCTTCgattttggtgctaactgcttggttctcaTTTTCTTTGTCACTTCTAGGTCCCTGATCATGAGTCACGGCATGACTTTATATGCAGAGGATGTTGTCCAGGCGAGTCTTGTAGTCCTGGAGGGGACCAAACTTCCCACCGgcaacacgtgggaaatggacgGGGAGAAGAATGAGTTCTGGAATTACCAGATGTTACACCAGCTGGAAAAAGCTCTTGGAGTAGAGTCGATTCCGAGACTTTTCAACAATTGTCTGGCCCGGAAGGAGAAGAAGGCCCATACTAGTGTGGGCATGTTTGGGGTCTGGAGCATAGGCCatatcagcgcgggagctactCTCCCACTCCACAACTATTTTGCACGAttcctcaagtttgtggggatTGTGCCTTTCCAGCTTCTCCCCCAGGTGTACAAATTGCTCGTGGGATGGTGCATATTTTGTGCGTCGAAGGAGATCTCAGCACCCACTCCCACAGAAGTGCTGtatttctacaagctggagccgcaacTCAACTCCAAAGACAAGACGCGGGATGGATTCTGCactattggttcatgacatccgggttcctcctggagaagaaccccactctggtgctggacttccagcgtgTGGATAAGTTATCCTTCTTCACTTTTTTACCTAACCTTTAGTTTTGTTTACTAGACACTCATAATCTTGGAAAACAGGTCCATATGCTCAGACCCAGCTCAGGGAATCGATCTTGGAGCGGAAAAAATTCTATGCCACTCTGAACGCCGAGGAGCTGGACGTGGCGGGCTTCGTAACTACGGAGAACCTTCGACTGGTCAGGTTGATTGCTGTGAACCATTAAAATCGAGGCAGTGGAGGTCGCAGCCAAGGTGAACGGGGAGAAGCGAGGAAGGAGCAAGCCCATCAGGTGGAGAAGACCAAATTCGAAGAATTTGACGCCCTTCTC
The Humulus lupulus chromosome 6, drHumLupu1.1, whole genome shotgun sequence DNA segment above includes these coding regions:
- the LOC133782525 gene encoding histone H2A.6; the encoded protein is MAGRGKTLGSGAAKKATSRSSKAGLQFPVGRIARFLKAGKYAERVGAGAPVYLAAVLEYLAAEVLELAGNAARDNKKTRIVPRHIQLAVRNDEELSKLLGDVTIANGGVMPNIHNLLLPKKTGASSKASGADEDS